Within the Solwaraspora sp. WMMA2056 genome, the region GGTCACCGAGGTCGACGTCCTGACAGACCGCGTACCGGATCTCGCAGTCGGCACCGACCCGGCAGTCGTGCAGCGACACCCCGGGGCCGATCCGGCTGCCGGCGTCGACCGTGGTGTGGCCGGTCAGTCGGGTGCCGGCCAGTACGGTGACGCCGGGCGCGAGCTGGACCGTGGCGTCGATGGAGGTGGTCGCCGGGTCCTCCACGTACACGCCGCGTCGTAGCCAGCCGGCCACGATCCGGGCCTGGACGGCCCGGTGGGCCTCGGCCAGCTCCACCGGGTCGGTGGTGCGTAACGACTCGGTCGGGTGCAGGGTCACGTCGTCGACCCGCACCCCGGCGGCGACCAGCTGGTGGCGTACGGCGGCGCAGGGTGTCTCGGCGGCGAGGTGGCCGGCGAGCCGGGCGACAGAGAGAGGGACGGGCCCGGCGAGGACCAGGCCGGCCGGTGCGTCGGGCGTGGCCGGCGGGGTCGGATCCCACCACGGTGCGGGGCGTCGCGCCCGCAGCAGCACCACGCGGCCGCCGCCGGTGCCGCCGGTGTCGTCGGTGACCCGGTCCACCGCCCAGGCCAGGGTGCCGGCCCCGATCAGCGGCGTCGCCGTGCCGATCAGCAGTACCGGCCGGTCGCCGGGGCGCGGCGGTTTCGTGACCACCTCGGCGTCGAGACGGGCGAGGGTGTCCAGCAGCCAGTGGCCCGCCGGCCGCCCGGCCAGCACCGCCTGCTCCGGTCCGTCCGGCACCGCCTGCTCCGGTCCGTCCGGCACCGCCTGCTCCGGTCCGTCCGGCACCGCCTGCTCCGGTCCGTCCGGCATTGCCTGGCTAGGCGCGCCGACGAGCACCGCGACCGGCCGGTGCCGGCCGCTCACCGGTGACCCGCCGGTGCCGACTGCGGTCCGCCGCCGCACGCCGCGCCGAGACCGGTGACGTCGAGGGCGGCCTTGACCAGCCGGAACGCCTCGCAGTAGCGGACCTCGGTGAGGTCGTGGGTGGCGGCCTGGCGGGCCCACCACGTCGCCCGGTCCCGGATCGCCTGCTCGGCGACGTACGGCTTGTCGCGTTCGGACTGGTACTTGGCCACCGCCGCGAGCTTGTCCGGCATCCGGGCGGTGACGTCGACGTAGACGTCCGGAGTGAACAGGTTGTTCATCAAGGGTGGTTCGGCCTGCAGAATGGTGCGGACGAACGGACTGCGGCCGGCCATCGTGGTCGCCGCCCGACCGGCGGTCTCGTGGTCCTGGTGGTCACCGGCGCCCACCAGGTGGGTGATCACCAGCGCCGGGCGGACCCGGTGCAGGTGGTCGGCGACGCAGGAGTACGTCTGCCGGTCGGCGGCGAGCGCGCCGTCGACGAGATTCTCGATGACGAGGTTGGCCCCGATCACCCCGGCGGACTGCTTCGCCTCGTCGGGGCGGGCCGCCGCGGCCGGTGAGGAACTCGCCGAGCCGTCGGTGAGCGCGAGGATGTGGACGTCGAAGCCGGCGGCGCCGAGCCCGGCGAGGGTGCCGAAGCAGCCGAGTTCGGCGTCGTCGGGGTGGGCGAAGACAGCCAGTACCGACGGATGGGCCACAGCGGTGTGCTCCTGTCTGCTCGGGCCGGGACGCCCCGTACCGTCGCGGTGCGGGTCGGCAACGACCGGACGCCGCCGCGCCACGGGCGCGACGCCGGTACCGGCGATGATGACCGGCACCGGCGATGATGGCGGGTACGGATCGAGGGGCCGTCGAACCGTCGTCGAGCCGTCGCGACGGATGGTCGGGCGGCCTGGCGCAACTACTGCACGGCGGGCCGCTGTGTCCCGTCGTACGGTGGCAGCAGCGCGGCGGCGATCGCCTTGTTGACCGCGTCGATGCGCGACACGGCACCCAGTTTGGCGAAGATGTTGCTCAGGTGGCGTTTGACGGTCGCCTCCGTCAGATACAACCGGGCGGCGATCTGGGCGTTGCTGAGTGCCTGCGCGGTCAGCGACAGCACGTCGATCTCCCGGGGGGAGAGCATCGCGGTCGATGTCGGCAGCTGGGCCAGGCTGCTGCGGGACACCGCGAGGGTGACGTGGTTGTCCTGGATGCAGGCGTTGTGGATCGCGGAGACGAGCTCCCGACGACTGACGCTCTTGAGCAGGTAGCCCCGGATGCCGAGGGAGAGCAGCCGCTGCAGCAACCGGGGTCCGTCGTACATGCTCAGGATGATGATCTCGGTTTCCGGGACGAGTTCACGCAACGCGATCACCGTGTCGGTGACGTCGCCACCGGGGATCTCCACGTCGAGCAGGACCACCCGGGGCCGTTGCTGGGCCACCAGGGCGATCGCGTCGGCGCTGTTGCCGGCCTCACCGACCACCACCAGCCCCGGCTGGCTCTCCAGGATCTCGCGGAGCCCTTCCCTCATCAGCGCGTGATCGTCCACCAGGACCACCGTGATCGGCTCTGGAGTCACCCGGTGTCTCCCTCCACTGGCAGCCGTAGCTCGATGTGCGTCCCGCCGCCGATCCGGCTGATCAGCGACAGCGAGCCGCCCAGCAGGCTGGCCCGTTCCTTCATCGACAGCAGCCCGGTGCCCCGGTGTCCGGCGGCCGGGTCGAAACCTTCCCCGTCGTCGACCACGCTGGCCTGCAACCGGTCGGGTGCGAGGTCGATGCGGACCATGACGAGCTGCGCCCGCGCGTGGGTCACGGTGTTGCGCAGTGCCTCACGGACGATCAGGAAGGTCTCCTCGATCAGCGTGGCCGGCACCCAGCTCTCGTCGCCGTTGACCTGGATGTCGTGGATCAGCTCGGGCGTCGCCGTGCTGTCCAGGAACAGCCGCAGCGCCTTCTCCAACCCGTGCACCGGCTCGACCAGTCGGAGCCCGGCGATCGTGTGCCGGACGGCCTCCAGGGTGCCGGTCAGCCCGTGCTGGGCGGCTCGTAGCCGGCTCAGTGCCCGGTCCTGGTCAGCGGCCCAGTAGATCTCGGACAGTTCGAGTTGGCGTTGCGCGACGCCGATGCCGTGTCCGATCCGGTCGTGCAGTTCGCGGCTGATGTGGCGACGTTCCTCGATCTGGGCGCGGTGGATCCGGTTGAGCAGCACGCCGACGTAGGCGTCCGCGGCCACCCGCAGGGTGTGGGTGAGGATCTCGTGCAGGGTGAGCGCGGTCAGGATGAGACGGTCGGTGGCGTCTGGGCCGTCCACCGTCGCGGCGACCCGTCGTACCACTGTGGCGAACAGCAGGTTCGCGG harbors:
- a CDS encoding PIG-L family deacetylase, with translation MAHPSVLAVFAHPDDAELGCFGTLAGLGAAGFDVHILALTDGSASSSPAAAARPDEAKQSAGVIGANLVIENLVDGALAADRQTYSCVADHLHRVRPALVITHLVGAGDHQDHETAGRAATTMAGRSPFVRTILQAEPPLMNNLFTPDVYVDVTARMPDKLAAVAKYQSERDKPYVAEQAIRDRATWWARQAATHDLTEVRYCEAFRLVKAALDVTGLGAACGGGPQSAPAGHR
- a CDS encoding response regulator transcription factor produces the protein MTPEPITVVLVDDHALMREGLREILESQPGLVVVGEAGNSADAIALVAQQRPRVVLLDVEIPGGDVTDTVIALRELVPETEIIILSMYDGPRLLQRLLSLGIRGYLLKSVSRRELVSAIHNACIQDNHVTLAVSRSSLAQLPTSTAMLSPREIDVLSLTAQALSNAQIAARLYLTEATVKRHLSNIFAKLGAVSRIDAVNKAIAAALLPPYDGTQRPAVQ
- a CDS encoding ATP-binding protein — protein: MSEPLQEPSQTTLSDQITALSPTILRDFEVALERAGSALLLDDLSRKQVLTHARDILARTAAQVGGHPTPVVQPGLAREIGADRAATNTSPTESLRAANLLFATVVRRVAATVDGPDATDRLILTALTLHEILTHTLRVAADAYVGVLLNRIHRAQIEERRHISRELHDRIGHGIGVAQRQLELSEIYWAADQDRALSRLRAAQHGLTGTLEAVRHTIAGLRLVEPVHGLEKALRLFLDSTATPELIHDIQVNGDESWVPATLIEETFLIVREALRNTVTHARAQLVMVRIDLAPDRLQASVVDDGEGFDPAAGHRGTGLLSMKERASLLGGSLSLISRIGGGTHIELRLPVEGDTG